From a single Mangifera indica cultivar Alphonso chromosome 19, CATAS_Mindica_2.1, whole genome shotgun sequence genomic region:
- the LOC123203696 gene encoding probable carboxylesterase 18, with amino-acid sequence MSNVPSAWTNLSWKTRFSMSILSFGMKLSFRSDGSINRRLLNFFDIKAPPSSKPTNGVKSSDFTLDPSRNLWFRLYIPTTNGDDNAFNIPLIFYFHGGGFVLAQANSIGSDNICRRLAKQLNSAVISINYRNTPEHKYPSQIEDGFDVLSFIDNNTNFQGFPNSVNLINCFIAGDSAGGNLAHHVATKASENEFKNLKIIGVIAIQPFFGGQERTEAESRVVGAPFINVQGTDLLWRMFLPEGADRDHPAANVFGPKSKDISGLKFPATIVIVGGFDPLQDWQKRYYEGLKKAGKEAYLIEYPNAFHAFYSIPELEEASLFIDEVREFMKRQCVKRFD; translated from the coding sequence ATGTCAAATGTGCCATCCGCATGGACAAACCTTTCATGGAAAACCAGGTTTTCCATGTCCATCCTTTCATTCGGCATGAAACTCTCCTTCCGTTCAGACGGCTCCATCAACCGCCGTCTCTTGAACTTCTTCGACATCAAAGCTCCTCCGTCCTCCAAACCCACCAACGGCGTCAAATCATCAGACTTCACCCTCGACCCCTCCCGTAACCTCTGGTTTCGCCTCTACATCCCCACCACAAACGGCGATGATAACGCCTTTAACATCCCCCTTATCTTCTACTTTCATGGCGGAGGATTTGTCCTGGCGCAAGCCAATTCAATCGGCAGCGATAATATCTGTCGAAGACTCGCCAAACAACTCAATTCTGCCGTCATCTCAATCAATTACAGAAACACTCCAGAGCATAAATATCCATCTCAAATCGAAGACGGTTTCGATGTACTCAGTTTCATTGACAACAACACAAACTTTCAGGGGTTTCCAAATTCTGTTAATCTAATCAACTGTTTCATTGCTGGAGATAGTGCAGGAGGGAACTTGGCGCATCATGTGGCAACGAAGGCTTCTGAGAATGAGTTTAAGAACTTGAAGATCATTGGAGTTATTGCTATACAGCCATTTTTTGGAGGGCAAGAAAGGACTGAAGCTGAATCAAGGGTTGTTGGGGCGCCTTTTATTAATGTGCAAGGGACAGATCTGCTGTGGAGAATGTTTTTGCCGGAAGGGGCGGATAGAGATCACCCGGCGGCAAATGTTTTCGGGCCAAAATCGAAGGATATTTCAGGGCTGAAGTTTCCGGCGACGATTGTAATTGTTGGAGGTTTTGATCCATTGCAAGATTGGCAGAAGAGGTACTACGAAGGGCTGAAGAAAGCAGGGAAAGAAGCTTATTTGATTGAGTATCCGAACGCTTTTCATGCTTTTTATTCGATTCCCGAGTTGGAAGAGGCTTCTTTGTTCATTGATGAAGTGAGGGAATTCATGAAAAGGCAGTGCGTTAAAAGATTTGATTGA